One genomic segment of Gossypium arboreum isolate Shixiya-1 chromosome 3, ASM2569848v2, whole genome shotgun sequence includes these proteins:
- the LOC108465643 gene encoding high mobility group B protein 3-like, whose protein sequence is MKGGKSKSDAKSAKLSVNKKSITKAGKKSGKAAKDPNKPKRPASAFFVFMEEFREQYKKEHPKNKSVAAVGKAGGDKWKSLSEAEKRPYVDKAEKRKVEYEKNMKAYNKRQAEGPQEDEEESEKSVSEVNDEEEDDDEGSGDEEDDE, encoded by the exons ATGAAAGGAGGTAAATCCAAGTCGGATGCCAAGAGCGCCAA GCTCTCCGTGAATAAGAAATCAATCACGAAAGCTGGAAAGAAATCGGGGAAGGCAGCTAAGGATCCAAACAAGCCAAAGAGGCCTGCTAGCGCCTTCTTCGTTTTCAT GGAGGAGTTCCGCGAGCAATACAAGAAGGAGCACCCTAAAAACAAGTCCGTTGCTGCT GTTGGCAAAGCTGGTGGAGATAAATGGAAGAGCCTTTCTGAAGCT GAAAAGCGACCTTATGTTGATAAGGCAGAGAAACGAAAGGTCGAGTATGAAAAGAACATGAAAGCCTACAATAAGAGACAG GCTGAGGGTCCCCAAGAAGATGAGGAGGAATCTGAGAAGTCTGTATCTGAGGTgaatgatgaagaagaagatgatgatgaagGCAGTGGAGAC GAAGAAGATGATGAGTAG